The proteins below are encoded in one region of Nitrospira sp.:
- a CDS encoding SAM-dependent methyltransferase → MARDLSLAEIFQLGYYWETKILLTAVKLDVFSQLDNRPRTGDELAERLQVDARALELLLNALVAMRILSKGGEAFANTTIAQTHLVRSAPQYVGHLLVLHDAEWEQWGKLEEAIRKGASQASNHVFTQNPELGTNVLAVLHRIGRQSGPSLARRLCLDDASTMLDLGGGAGTNAIAFCQTYPHMTATVFDLPETLRLTERVVKDAGLDSRIHLKAGDFNADELGGSYDAILMSDILHYQDFETNAALVRKTLRHLAPGGSLVIKDRFLDEAGTGPAWTTAFAVHILVNTPSGSCYKTSEAMAWMSTAGFTQVEELEPTAVVRGRRKR, encoded by the coding sequence ATGGCGCGGGATCTATCCCTGGCTGAGATTTTTCAGCTCGGCTACTATTGGGAAACTAAGATCCTCTTGACGGCAGTCAAGCTGGATGTGTTTTCTCAACTCGATAACCGACCTCGCACGGGCGACGAGTTGGCGGAACGGCTCCAGGTCGATGCACGCGCCTTAGAGCTACTCCTGAATGCGCTGGTAGCCATGCGAATCCTGTCGAAGGGGGGCGAAGCTTTCGCCAATACAACGATAGCGCAAACCCATCTCGTGCGGTCTGCACCGCAGTACGTCGGCCACTTATTGGTTCTGCATGATGCCGAATGGGAACAGTGGGGCAAATTGGAGGAAGCTATCCGCAAGGGCGCATCACAGGCCTCGAACCACGTCTTTACGCAGAACCCCGAGCTAGGAACGAACGTACTTGCGGTTCTCCATCGAATTGGGCGGCAGTCCGGGCCATCGTTGGCAAGACGCCTGTGCCTCGACGATGCGAGCACGATGCTTGATCTAGGCGGTGGAGCTGGGACGAACGCCATTGCTTTTTGCCAGACTTATCCGCACATGACGGCGACCGTGTTCGATTTGCCGGAGACCTTGCGCCTGACCGAGCGAGTCGTGAAAGATGCGGGTCTGGACAGTCGTATTCATCTCAAGGCTGGCGATTTCAACGCTGATGAACTGGGCGGGTCGTATGACGCCATCCTCATGTCCGACATCCTTCATTATCAAGACTTCGAAACCAATGCCGCGTTGGTGCGGAAGACGCTGCGGCATCTTGCTCCAGGGGGATCCTTGGTTATCAAGGACCGGTTTTTGGACGAAGCCGGGACCGGGCCGGCCTGGACCACTGCTTTTGCCGTTCATATCTTAGTGAATACGCCCAGCGGGTCTTGTTACAAGACAAGCGAAGCCATGGCGTGGATGAGCACTGCCGGGTTCACCCAGGTCGAAGAGCTGGAG
- a CDS encoding amino acid permease — protein sequence MLLKRLLVGLPLKTAQAAHERLSKRLALAIFCPNPLSSVAYATEEILLVLILAGTVALWWSIPLSIGIVGLILILNVSYRQIIYEYPEGGGAYVVAVKNIGELPGLIAAAALLIDYTLTVAVSTAAGIAALTSAWPPLFEHRVELGLGAIALVVVINLRGVRETGRFFAIPTYFALVSLGTMIVVGYARIILGQSVSPPPSPSELAPVLDWAWLFLICRAFSAGCTAVTGMEVISNGVKAFRQPEPDNAARTMTAMSIILAFLFLGISGLAYYHGVAPKPDETVVSQLARSVFGDGILYYVVQGSTMMLLILAANSSFSGFPPLASTLARDGFMPHQMAGVGDRLVFSNAIIILGVIAGLLLLAFRGDTHALIPLYAIGVFISFTLSQTGMVLRWRAKKGPGWRQKLAINGLGAVTTGISTLIITGTKFTQGAWIVILLIPILIAWFRSIHRHYKAVSEQVALSRDHRPPLPRSNVVVIPISGVNRAVIRAVDYARNRATDVRAVLVDIDPRETARIEIQWAQWGCGVPLIVLSSPYRSILDTLMDYIEQLLQKDQEGWVTVVLPEILPARWWQNILHNQRALMLKAALLFKERVVLTDVPFHLHR from the coding sequence ATGCTCTTGAAGCGACTGCTGGTTGGTCTTCCATTGAAGACCGCACAGGCTGCCCACGAGCGCTTGTCGAAGCGGCTTGCGCTTGCAATATTCTGTCCGAATCCTCTCTCCTCCGTCGCATACGCCACCGAAGAGATTCTGCTCGTCCTGATCTTGGCCGGGACGGTAGCCCTCTGGTGGTCGATCCCTCTTAGCATCGGAATCGTCGGACTCATCCTTATCCTGAATGTTTCCTATCGCCAGATTATTTACGAGTATCCGGAAGGCGGCGGCGCCTATGTGGTTGCCGTGAAGAACATCGGTGAATTACCGGGATTGATCGCCGCCGCCGCGCTCTTGATCGACTATACGCTGACCGTCGCAGTGAGTACGGCAGCTGGCATCGCCGCACTCACCTCGGCTTGGCCTCCGCTATTCGAACATCGCGTCGAGCTGGGGCTTGGGGCCATCGCCCTCGTGGTCGTGATCAATCTGCGAGGTGTGCGCGAAACAGGGAGATTTTTTGCTATTCCTACCTACTTTGCGCTCGTATCCCTCGGAACCATGATCGTGGTCGGCTATGCGCGAATTATTCTCGGGCAATCCGTTTCGCCGCCGCCCAGCCCTTCGGAACTCGCCCCCGTGTTGGATTGGGCATGGCTGTTTTTGATTTGCCGGGCATTTTCCGCCGGCTGTACGGCAGTCACCGGGATGGAGGTCATTTCCAACGGCGTCAAGGCATTTCGACAGCCGGAACCTGACAATGCGGCCCGAACGATGACGGCTATGTCCATCATCCTGGCTTTTCTCTTCTTGGGAATCAGCGGTCTCGCCTATTACCACGGAGTTGCTCCGAAGCCCGACGAGACCGTGGTGTCGCAGCTCGCCCGGAGCGTTTTTGGTGACGGCATCCTCTACTATGTCGTCCAAGGCTCGACCATGATGCTGTTGATTCTCGCGGCCAACAGCAGCTTTAGCGGCTTTCCACCGCTGGCCAGCACGCTGGCGCGTGACGGCTTCATGCCGCACCAAATGGCTGGGGTTGGCGACCGCCTCGTCTTTTCCAACGCCATTATCATTCTTGGCGTCATCGCCGGGCTCCTCCTTTTGGCCTTCCGGGGTGACACGCATGCACTGATTCCGCTGTACGCAATCGGAGTGTTCATCTCGTTTACCCTGTCTCAAACCGGAATGGTGCTCCGTTGGCGGGCAAAGAAAGGCCCTGGCTGGAGACAGAAACTGGCTATCAACGGCCTGGGGGCAGTGACCACAGGCATCTCCACACTCATCATCACGGGGACAAAGTTCACACAGGGGGCCTGGATCGTCATACTCTTGATCCCGATTTTGATCGCGTGGTTCCGCTCGATCCATCGTCACTATAAGGCGGTCTCGGAACAAGTCGCGCTCTCCCGCGATCATCGTCCACCACTTCCGCGATCGAATGTTGTCGTGATTCCAATCAGTGGAGTCAATCGGGCTGTCATCCGCGCTGTGGATTACGCCCGCAACCGGGCCACGGACGTCCGCGCAGTGTTGGTGGACATCGACCCGCGGGAAACGGCCCGCATCGAAATTCAATGGGCCCAGTGGGGCTGTGGTGTTCCGTTGATCGTCCTGTCCTCTCCGTACCGATCGATTCTCGACACGCTCATGGACTACATTGAGCAACTGCTTCAAAAAGACCAGGAAGGCTGGGTGACGGTCGTACTACCCGAAATTCTGCCCGCGCGATGGTGGCAAAACATCCTGCACAACCAGCGGGCCCTCATGCTCAAAGCGGCCTTGCTCTTCAAGGAACGCGTTGTCCTCACCGATGTCCCCTTCCACCTGCACCGTTAA
- a CDS encoding ABC transporter permease — MNYVALKMLFGDRAKYLMLLCGLTFAVMLIVQQGSIFWGLMIWSQSSISNVNVPIWVTDPGIGQVDEVKPIADTTVDRVRSVSGVEWAVPLYKGLLRARLASGNYHQITLTGLESSTLIGRPAEVLEGQFEDIRQPDAVVLDQWAVERMGGPSVVGIGTIFELNDKVARVVAIAKTQKSFTNIPVVYTTYERAMRYVPRERRTLAYVLAKPREGVPVNEVTDRIERETGLGAYTGEQFGMKTIRWVLKNTGIGVNFGTTILLGFIVGMAIAGQTFYLFTVENLRQFGALKAMGTSTFTLARMILLQAFTVGLTGYGVGVGLATLFGVLAASGGGLPFVETWQLLVLVLVALLAICTASALISIIKLARLEPGIVFR; from the coding sequence GTGAACTACGTGGCGCTCAAGATGTTGTTCGGCGATCGCGCGAAGTACTTGATGCTGCTCTGTGGCCTCACCTTCGCCGTGATGCTGATCGTGCAGCAGGGATCGATCTTTTGGGGACTGATGATCTGGTCGCAATCGAGCATCAGCAACGTCAATGTGCCGATCTGGGTCACCGACCCTGGAATCGGACAGGTCGACGAGGTCAAGCCGATCGCCGACACGACCGTCGACCGTGTCCGTAGCGTGTCCGGCGTCGAATGGGCGGTGCCGCTGTACAAAGGCCTGCTGCGCGCGCGACTCGCGAGCGGTAACTATCACCAGATCACCCTGACCGGTCTCGAATCGTCGACGCTGATCGGTAGACCCGCGGAAGTGCTGGAGGGCCAATTCGAGGATATCCGCCAGCCCGACGCCGTCGTGCTCGATCAATGGGCTGTCGAGCGGATGGGCGGCCCGTCGGTCGTGGGCATCGGAACCATTTTCGAACTGAACGATAAAGTGGCTCGTGTGGTCGCAATTGCGAAGACTCAAAAGAGCTTCACCAACATTCCCGTCGTCTACACGACGTACGAACGGGCCATGCGGTACGTGCCCAGAGAGCGTCGGACCCTGGCCTACGTGTTGGCCAAACCCAGAGAAGGCGTGCCCGTGAACGAGGTCACCGACCGCATCGAACGCGAGACCGGTCTCGGTGCCTACACCGGCGAACAATTCGGCATGAAGACGATCCGCTGGGTCCTCAAGAACACCGGCATCGGCGTCAACTTCGGCACGACGATCCTACTCGGGTTTATCGTCGGCATGGCGATTGCCGGGCAGACGTTTTATCTCTTTACGGTTGAAAACCTCCGGCAGTTCGGAGCGCTCAAGGCAATGGGGACCTCGACGTTCACCCTTGCTCGAATGATCCTCTTGCAGGCCTTCACGGTCGGACTCACCGGCTACGGTGTCGGAGTCGGGTTGGCCACGCTCTTTGGCGTGCTGGCGGCAAGCGGCGGCGGCCTGCCGTTCGTGGAAACCTGGCAGCTGCTCGTCCTGGTGCTGGTGGCGTTACTGGCCATCTGTACGGCGTCGGCATTGATTAGCATCATAAAATTGGCCCGTTTGGAACCGGGAATCGTCTTTCGATGA
- a CDS encoding ABC transporter ATP-binding protein, whose product MIDTDPNTTPAAVRARGIVKAFGSGDTKITVLKEIDLDVYLGEMLLLVGESGGGKTTLLSAIAGILDIDAGHIEVLGVPVSDLPAGRRTKFRGQTMGFIYQQFNLLPALTAEENVAVPLLIQGLRRSGALRRAQAMLDRVGLGDRTQFLPKNLSGGQQQRVAIARALVNEPRLLICDEPTAALDGPNGQKIMELLREVGRAPDRCVVVVTHDSRIFRFGDRMARLTDGRIESIEPITPEGTA is encoded by the coding sequence ATGATCGACACGGACCCCAACACCACGCCGGCGGCCGTCCGGGCACGCGGGATCGTTAAGGCGTTCGGCTCGGGCGACACCAAGATCACTGTCCTCAAGGAGATCGACCTCGATGTGTACCTCGGTGAAATGCTGCTGCTCGTCGGCGAATCGGGCGGTGGAAAAACGACCTTGCTGTCGGCGATCGCCGGAATTTTGGACATCGACGCGGGGCATATCGAAGTGCTTGGCGTCCCAGTCAGCGATCTACCCGCAGGGCGGCGCACCAAGTTTCGCGGACAAACGATGGGATTTATCTATCAGCAGTTCAACCTGCTGCCCGCCTTGACGGCCGAGGAAAACGTCGCGGTGCCGCTCTTGATCCAGGGCCTTCGGCGTTCTGGAGCCCTCCGCCGCGCGCAGGCCATGCTCGACCGTGTCGGGCTCGGCGATCGCACACAGTTCCTTCCCAAGAACCTGTCCGGTGGTCAGCAGCAGCGCGTGGCCATTGCTCGCGCCCTCGTCAACGAGCCGCGTCTGTTGATCTGCGACGAGCCGACCGCAGCCTTGGACGGCCCGAACGGCCAGAAGATCATGGAGCTGCTCCGTGAGGTGGGTCGGGCCCCAGACCGATGCGTGGTCGTCGTCACACACGACAGTCGCATTTTTCGGTTCGGCGACCGGATGGCTCGACTCACGGACGGACGGATCGAGAGCATCGAGCCCATCACTCCAGAGGGCACCGCATGA
- a CDS encoding glycosyl hydrolase family 18, translated as MIMMKRLSVWLALAGVAFAAWVLFGASRTTPMPTPLAEPPRSPYSESVAASGIIEAVNENVRIAPPTAGLVTAVHVVVGQQVSLGTPLFQLDDRELRGQLLTRDAAIPPLSAQVEEQRMRIADLDTQLRRLRAVHDRRAVSEDDLKRAWYALEVAKRAKLRLEAELKHAVAQRDEVGLLLDRLTVKAPRDGTILQVNVRAGEYASPGAADPLMLLGDTEQLQIRADVDEVNAPLVVPQAPAVASLKSRAEAQIPLTFIRIEPYVVPKRSLTGENTERVDTRVLQIIYRFERPSFPVYAGQQVDVFIQRADAQGQRNPVMPSTPPSAEKRP; from the coding sequence ATGATCATGATGAAGCGCCTCAGTGTGTGGCTCGCGCTCGCCGGCGTGGCGTTCGCCGCCTGGGTCCTCTTCGGCGCGAGTCGCACCACTCCCATGCCGACTCCGCTCGCCGAACCGCCGCGCTCCCCGTACTCGGAGTCCGTCGCGGCCTCCGGGATCATCGAAGCGGTCAATGAAAACGTCCGCATCGCTCCTCCGACCGCCGGTCTGGTGACTGCCGTGCACGTCGTCGTGGGACAACAGGTGAGCCTGGGAACCCCCCTGTTCCAGCTCGACGATCGTGAATTGCGTGGGCAACTCCTGACACGCGACGCTGCCATTCCTCCCCTCAGCGCTCAGGTCGAAGAGCAGCGCATGCGTATCGCGGATCTCGACACACAGCTGCGTCGGCTGCGCGCGGTTCACGATCGGCGCGCCGTGAGCGAGGACGACCTGAAGCGCGCCTGGTACGCACTCGAGGTCGCCAAACGCGCAAAACTTCGGCTCGAGGCGGAGCTCAAGCATGCCGTTGCCCAGCGGGATGAGGTGGGCCTGCTCCTCGATCGATTGACCGTCAAGGCTCCGCGCGACGGGACTATTTTGCAAGTGAACGTTCGCGCCGGGGAGTATGCCTCCCCCGGAGCAGCCGACCCCCTGATGCTGCTGGGCGACACCGAGCAACTCCAAATACGTGCCGATGTCGACGAAGTCAATGCGCCGCTCGTTGTCCCGCAGGCGCCAGCCGTGGCCTCGCTGAAATCCAGAGCCGAGGCGCAGATTCCATTGACCTTCATTCGGATCGAGCCCTACGTCGTGCCGAAGCGATCACTCACTGGAGAGAACACGGAGCGGGTCGATACGCGCGTGCTACAGATCATTTATCGGTTTGAACGACCATCCTTTCCGGTCTACGCAGGACAGCAGGTGGACGTGTTCATTCAACGCGCGGACGCCCAGGGCCAGCGCAACCCGGTCATGCCCTCGACGCCGCCATCTGCGGAGAAGAGGCCATGA
- a CDS encoding ABC transporter permease, with the protein MSAISRRRLFQLGAISGGAFLMGNFSDLGHGTGDAAEIGDTVGSPIKVGIIDPLSGPYKTSSIHDVHGANVAVDLFNKRGGVLGRPVVLLEADDASNPDLAVKMALKFIKEDHVDVLMGTFNGDCALAVSEVAKKENKLFMVTGAHLPELTRERCDSHTFVFMPNARMLAKAVTPTIIKEYGKRWFMVTADTVDGRSAQRAMTETCKALDGDVVGSVTTAFGAMDFTDALGKAKAANANVVILNLYGWDLVNALKSYGKAELAKDKIGIAGMIAGEQIGRPLGYALNVGIWGLIWDPKINTDGTRRFIQAVVAKYNHTPTSRCYLGYAAMTQILEAIRRAGSTETSAVVKALEGHEFDGLKEGRSYFRAWDHQHVQDILVGKAYGKELGLGHYQIVSTVPGDTVAGGIESKVCLL; encoded by the coding sequence ATGAGTGCGATCTCCAGGCGACGTCTGTTCCAGTTGGGTGCAATCAGCGGAGGGGCCTTCTTGATGGGCAATTTCTCGGATCTTGGGCACGGAACCGGCGATGCCGCGGAGATCGGAGACACTGTAGGAAGTCCTATCAAAGTTGGAATCATCGATCCCTTATCGGGCCCCTACAAGACATCATCGATTCACGACGTCCACGGCGCAAACGTCGCCGTGGATCTGTTCAACAAGCGCGGTGGTGTGCTCGGCCGGCCGGTTGTGCTGCTCGAGGCGGACGACGCCTCTAATCCGGACCTTGCGGTGAAGATGGCGCTCAAATTCATTAAGGAGGACCACGTCGATGTCTTGATGGGCACGTTCAATGGGGACTGCGCTCTGGCCGTCAGCGAGGTGGCCAAGAAAGAAAATAAACTCTTCATGGTCACTGGCGCGCATCTGCCGGAACTCACGCGCGAACGATGCGATTCGCATACGTTCGTCTTCATGCCCAATGCGCGCATGTTGGCCAAGGCGGTGACCCCTACGATCATCAAAGAATATGGGAAGCGATGGTTCATGGTGACCGCCGATACAGTGGACGGGCGATCGGCGCAACGCGCCATGACCGAGACGTGCAAAGCTCTGGACGGCGACGTCGTGGGGAGTGTGACGACCGCGTTCGGTGCGATGGACTTTACCGACGCGCTGGGTAAAGCCAAGGCTGCCAACGCCAACGTCGTGATCCTGAATCTGTACGGATGGGACCTGGTGAATGCGCTCAAATCGTATGGCAAGGCCGAACTGGCAAAGGATAAAATCGGCATCGCGGGAATGATTGCCGGGGAGCAGATCGGTCGTCCCCTGGGGTATGCGTTGAACGTTGGCATCTGGGGCCTGATCTGGGATCCGAAAATCAATACCGACGGGACGAGACGATTCATCCAGGCCGTGGTCGCAAAATACAATCACACTCCGACCTCCCGATGCTATCTAGGGTACGCGGCGATGACGCAGATCTTGGAAGCCATCAGGCGTGCGGGAAGCACCGAGACCTCCGCCGTGGTCAAGGCGCTGGAGGGCCATGAGTTCGACGGTCTCAAGGAAGGCCGTTCCTACTTCCGTGCCTGGGATCACCAGCACGTCCAGGATATCCTCGTGGGAAAGGCGTACGGGAAGGAACTCGGGTTGGGCCATTACCAGATCGTGTCGACTGTGCCGGGCGATACCGTTGCGGGGGGAATCGAGAGCAAGGTCTGTCTGCTCTAA
- a CDS encoding ABC transporter, whose protein sequence is MKLHRIFALLSRHLYLYKRSPPRIMEIFYWPLLDLVIWGFISVYLMKFKGEIPGVVTFFLGALILWDILFRAQQGITITFLEEIWARNLLNLFASPLKPSEFLASTMAMSIFKVAAVSAVMVVCAYLFYSYNIFIVGVSLVPFVVNLVVTGWTIGVMTTSLIMRFGHEAEVLAWSMVFLFQPISCVFYPLDVLPGWLQTIAWVNPAAHIFEGMRGVLNTGVLSVPHLTWAIGLNVFYLILTILLFHKVFDICKEKGLLVRVGE, encoded by the coding sequence ATGAAGCTACACCGTATCTTCGCCTTGTTGAGCCGGCATCTGTATCTGTACAAGCGAAGTCCGCCCCGCATCATGGAGATCTTCTATTGGCCGCTGCTGGACCTGGTCATCTGGGGTTTCATTTCCGTGTACCTCATGAAATTCAAAGGCGAAATTCCCGGTGTCGTGACCTTCTTTCTCGGTGCGTTGATTTTGTGGGATATCTTGTTTCGCGCCCAGCAAGGTATCACGATCACGTTTCTCGAGGAGATCTGGGCGCGGAATCTGTTGAACCTTTTCGCCAGTCCGCTCAAGCCCAGCGAATTTCTCGCCTCTACCATGGCGATGAGTATCTTCAAGGTGGCGGCGGTCAGCGCCGTCATGGTTGTCTGCGCGTATCTGTTCTATTCCTACAATATTTTTATCGTCGGAGTCTCGCTCGTGCCGTTCGTCGTGAATCTTGTGGTGACGGGATGGACGATCGGTGTCATGACGACGTCCCTCATTATGCGGTTTGGACATGAGGCCGAGGTGTTGGCTTGGAGCATGGTGTTCTTATTCCAACCGATCTCCTGTGTGTTCTATCCGCTGGACGTGCTGCCTGGTTGGCTCCAAACCATCGCCTGGGTCAACCCGGCCGCACACATTTTCGAAGGGATGCGGGGGGTTCTCAATACCGGCGTACTATCCGTTCCCCATCTGACCTGGGCGATTGGCCTCAATGTGTTCTACCTGATCTTGACCATCCTGCTGTTCCACAAGGTATTTGACATCTGCAAGGAAAAGGGACTGCTGGTTCGAGTAGGGGAGTGA
- a CDS encoding molybdopterin-guanine dinucleotide biosynthesis protein MobB yields the protein MAIPVICFVGRSNSGKTTLIERVIPELVQAGYKIATVKHTGHGFDLDTEGKDSWRHKKAGASTVVVVSNGSLAMFADVAEQTKLEEVRDRYLDSDIDLIIAEGWKNEGYPKIVVVRDQVGEIAVSPEGLLAVVSNRPVTVPVPVLDPDDIEAVANMIVQQFPRRQRHDT from the coding sequence ATGGCTATCCCCGTGATCTGTTTTGTCGGGCGATCGAACAGCGGCAAGACGACCCTCATTGAGCGAGTGATCCCTGAGCTGGTGCAGGCAGGTTACAAAATCGCCACGGTCAAACATACTGGACATGGGTTCGACCTGGACACCGAAGGGAAAGACAGCTGGCGGCACAAGAAAGCCGGTGCCAGTACCGTGGTGGTCGTGTCCAACGGCAGTCTTGCGATGTTTGCAGATGTGGCCGAACAGACAAAGTTGGAGGAAGTGCGGGATCGCTATTTGGACAGCGACATCGATCTCATCATTGCGGAAGGGTGGAAAAACGAAGGGTATCCGAAAATCGTCGTGGTGCGCGATCAGGTCGGTGAAATCGCCGTTTCCCCGGAAGGACTGCTGGCCGTGGTATCCAACAGACCTGTGACGGTACCGGTACCAGTGCTCGACCCGGACGACATAGAGGCCGTAGCTAACATGATCGTCCAACAGTTCCCGCGACGTCAACGGCATGATACCTAA
- the moeA gene encoding molybdopterin molybdenumtransferase MoeA, giving the protein MQGLTPLEEAQRIVLEAASSLGLEKVSILDAVGRVLGEDIIAERDNPPWDNSAMDGFAVRSDDIAQEHAISKAVELTIIEDVPAGKMPTKTVGPGQAIRIMTGAPVPKGADTVLKVEDTEPTGSIVRVFKPEARGSNIRPQGEDVRKGDRIISKGTTIRPGEAGMLAILAKSFVLVYQRPRVAILSTGDELADLDERFSEEKIINSNSYGIAAAVREAGGIPVLLGIARDNPADLKEKISHGLNTDILVLSGGVSMGDYDFTKAVFKELGAEMNFWKLAIRPGQPLAFGKIQGKLAFGLPGNPVSSMVTFEQLVRPAMLKMSGCRRYGRPVVQAVFQEKFAKRTDRRHFLRGILTREEGVFKVRTTGDQGSGILTSMVKANCLIDIPTEVERVNAGELVSVQVLSGPIWAHEVEQQPSSGHRHSCC; this is encoded by the coding sequence CATCGCGGAGCGTGACAACCCACCGTGGGACAACTCCGCCATGGATGGGTTTGCTGTGCGATCTGATGATATCGCTCAGGAACACGCGATTTCGAAAGCGGTGGAACTGACGATTATCGAGGATGTGCCGGCTGGCAAAATGCCGACGAAGACCGTCGGCCCTGGGCAGGCCATTCGTATCATGACCGGGGCTCCGGTTCCGAAGGGGGCCGATACGGTCTTAAAGGTCGAGGATACAGAGCCTACGGGGTCGATCGTCCGCGTGTTTAAACCAGAAGCTCGGGGATCCAACATTCGGCCGCAAGGCGAGGACGTACGGAAGGGCGATCGTATCATCTCCAAAGGAACGACGATCCGACCCGGTGAAGCCGGGATGCTGGCTATTCTGGCCAAGTCGTTCGTGCTGGTCTACCAGCGGCCTCGGGTCGCGATCTTGTCGACTGGCGACGAACTGGCCGATCTCGACGAGCGCTTCAGCGAGGAGAAAATCATTAATTCCAATAGCTATGGCATTGCGGCCGCGGTGCGAGAGGCGGGTGGTATACCTGTGTTGCTTGGCATCGCGCGGGATAATCCTGCCGATCTCAAAGAGAAAATTTCGCATGGTCTCAATACCGACATCCTCGTGCTGTCCGGCGGCGTGTCGATGGGCGATTACGATTTCACCAAGGCGGTCTTCAAGGAACTGGGCGCGGAGATGAATTTCTGGAAACTGGCCATCCGTCCTGGGCAACCTCTGGCGTTTGGGAAGATTCAGGGGAAACTCGCATTCGGTTTGCCGGGTAATCCGGTATCCTCCATGGTGACGTTTGAACAGTTGGTGCGTCCTGCCATGTTGAAGATGAGCGGCTGCCGAAGGTATGGGCGTCCGGTCGTACAAGCGGTGTTTCAGGAGAAGTTTGCGAAGCGGACGGATCGCCGACATTTTCTCCGCGGGATCCTGACTCGTGAGGAAGGGGTCTTCAAGGTTCGCACTACGGGAGACCAGGGATCTGGGATTCTGACGTCGATGGTCAAGGCGAATTGCCTCATCGACATTCCGACGGAGGTGGAACGGGTGAACGCGGGTGAACTGGTCTCCGTGCAAGTTCTCAGTGGGCCCATTTGGGCGCACGAGGTAGAGCAGCAGCCGTCTAGCGGCCATCGCCACTCGTGTTGTTGA